The stretch of DNA TGCATGCCATCTGTCCTCAAGATGTTGTTGTAGTTTATACATGCTTATTTACCCCTGTGCTGTCTATTTGTCTATAGTGGTGGTATAGCTTTATGTATGGATGACCTCCCTTGGAACAACCTTTGATGGCATTTTTTTTAGCTTTCTGGGCTATCTTAGTTTCTTCAGAGTTAGTGATTTTCTTTTCTTATCAATTTTGCTTGCAGGTGATTGGTGGAAACAAAGGAGGTGTAGTAGCTCTTGTGGAAGGGCTTAAGGGATTTGTTCCGTTTTCCCAAGTATCATCGGTTAGCTCTCGACCTTGCACAACTTATATTATATGTTTTTTATTGTCTAGCATGAGCTGCTTTTCTTGAAGTTATTGTAGTTTTAAGTTTGATACTTTGCTACGGCTGAACTTTACAGTTCCTTATTTGATAAAGTTTTGTTTTATCTTGATCAGAAATCAACTGCAGAAGAGCTGCTTGGCAAAGAACTGCCTCTCAAGTTTGTAGAGGTTGATGAGGAACAGGGCAGGCTTGTCCTCAGCAACCGCAAGGCAATGGCTGACAGTCAAGCCCAGCTTGGTATTGGTTCAGTTGTCTTGGGAACTGTTGAGAGCCTAAAACCTTATGGTGCCTTCATTGACATCGGCGGAATCAATGGTCTTCTCCATGTCAGCCAGATTAGTCATGACCGTGTTGCGGATATCTCAACAGTTCTGCAACCAGGAGATACCCTCAAGGTATTGCTGTCGTAGTACATGAGAATTATGTTATACCTATACTTCATAGAGCTAAGATCAGCGAGCTATGCGGATTTTAGGTGATGATACTGAGCCATGACCGTGAAAGAGGCCGTGTCAGCCTTTCTACAAAGAAGCTTGAGCCAACACCTGGTGACATGATCCGTAATCCCAAGCTTGTTTTCGAGAAGGTACGTGtaaaataaataacatttgcaCATTTGCTGGGTATGCTTTATATCTGACAAACTGACATATGGTTTCTTTGGCTCACATCAGGCTGACGAGATGGCTCAGATATTCAGGCAGAGAATAGCTCAAGCAGAGGCAATGGCTCGTGCTGACATGTTGAGATTCCAGCCAGAGGTATTGCTAGCACCTCCTTGTTAATATTTTACCATGTCAGAGTGCATGTCATCTAACTTCAACTCTATGAGTAAATCATCTAATTAAATCGTCTTCCTGCATTACCTCTTCAGAGTGGATTGACACTCAGTTCAGAGGGAATCCTAGGACCATTGTCATCGGACTCACCTTCAGAGGATTCAGGAGAAGAACCCACGGATGAATAGAAGCGGTAGACAGAACGCATCAGATTTGGAAGATGTGATGGCTGTTTATGATATTCATTTTTCTTGGAGCGAAGGCATGACAAATGGCCTGTTCTGTTCAGATCGTTTCCCCTCTTTCAGTTGTGCTTGTCCCCATGTGTAGGAAATTTGGAAATGTAAGAAGGTTCTGAAGACGCTGAAAAGAAATGGGATTTACTTATCTTATGAAGCTATCCAATCCTTGCAGGACCCCCAAAAGTATAGTTGACCGTGAGCTTATATTTGTGTATTTCATCCGTATTCAGCAGGGAACACGCAAAGTGCTCTGAATTAGGCACCACGTTTTACTCAAAACCAAGGCAAAAGACGTGTCAACAGCAAATCAGCGTACGGAAGCCAAAGTTCCAAGCCAAATTTTGCTGTTGCGCTGTGGCGGAGCGGATGGTTATGGAACACTTGGCGAAGTAGTTGAACTTGCTTGAATTGCCTACAACCCCTTCAACACAGTGCCGCAACAGATGTCCATAGAAATGTTCGTGCTACTTCACCGGACCAgtaccaaaaaaagaaaagtgggGCAAAGCTACTTTTGCAACTCCGCAGGTTGACAACGGATAAACttcttttcatttcttttatcGAGTCAGTTGCGCCTGGAGCAGCTGTGCTGTTCTGTTCCTCACGGCCACTCGACAGACAGAAGAGAAAACGGTTTTAAAATAGTTTGCTTGTACAATACAACTGTGCTCCCCTTGCCCTTTTGTTCAAACATATCAAGCTGCCAAACCTTACTAGTTTCACTGATAGCGCCCTCCACTATTTTTCACACACCAAACATTATATCAAATGGCCCTTTATTTCTCTGCCCCTCTCGGCGCATGTCAACTCTGAATAATCTCCTTCAGAAAAGGCTTTCACATTGTGAGAAATCCGGATTATATCCATTGAATTTACCGGGGTTCAATTAGCTTTGCTGATCCTCGATCACGCGTAGGCATCTGCTGAAAGACCTGAACGGCTACCAAACTAATACGGCAGCAGAGTCAGCAGCCAGTGTCCGTCCCTTTCCCGGGACTCCTTATTTTTCTGAACCCTTGTACCCACTGCAAAACCCCCTATGTATCCAGTTCTTCCGGCCAGCACGACCTCAGAGTGCTTTTTCCCCCGTATGGTATCTTCAGGTGGACCTACTGTTCATGCACGTCGACCGGTGGCTCGCCGGTGCGCCCGCCGATCAGTCCCCCCGCCCCGCCGTGAGTGCGGATTGGAATCCGATCGctggccgggccggccggccggccggataaGCCTCCCGTCGCCGGCAACTTGCGGCTGGCACCAGGAAGCAAAGCGTGTCTCTTCGTTGAGCTCCGCACCGCAATGTAGctgtcgatcgatcgatcggccgAGCTGAAGTTGAAGCTGCAGCCATCCACCAAGCTGATGAGTGAGATCTTCGTGTACGTAACGGCTCGGCAGTCAGCAGTCAGCACGTACGCGTTGCTTGGCGCCCTTGGCTTCTTCTCACGGGTCACTGTGCTGTCTGTCAGCTACTAGCTATACGTGGGGTTTTTTTTTTACTAGAGCTATACGTGGTGTTTGACTGTGAACAGGGAGGTATCTAGCCTTTCCCTGCCTACTGCGGCTGGCTAACACCGCTAGCTCACTGCTCTCGCCTGCTCGCTCGCTTAATAATTGGCATTTGACAAGTGGAGCGTGTACGCTGACCGGCAGCTCAGGAGGCGGATTAGGTAGCACGGCATAACATGACAGTACATGCACCACCACGCGCAGGGCGGATTATTGTACAAGTTCTGTTTACAATGAGCTACGGTCTTTGCAAGTACTAATTATAACACAGTCTCTGGACGCTTTTGAACTGATCTCTTTCCCCCTTTCTCGCTCCATTTTCAGCATGCATGCCAATAGAATAGCTACTGGCAGCTGCTCCAGACTCGAAAAGGCGGCGACGCCGGAGTCAGTGGTCTCTAGCTCGCTGCCGAATTCCGGCGAGGTAATAAACCCGGTGCGCTCTGCAGGCACGTGGTAATATACGACGTGTTGAGGTTGAGAACTCGGTCCCCGACTCGAGAGCAACACAACACGTACACGGTGAAGTCCTCGCGCTgtgcgagggagagagagagagagagagagagagagagagagagagagagagagagagagagagagagagagagagagagagagagagagagagagagagagaaacggTTTCTTTTTGGATCCTTTCGTGATCGACCACCGCCTTTTGAACTCAAATGTCAAACAGCATACGGGCAGGGGCGCGCCGGCGACGTCGCCGACGGTGGCTTTCTGCCCCCACTGACCGGTACAGACACAGCCCGATCGGTATAGATGGATACTGGAATTGGAACTGGATAGACGAGCCGAACCTGCGTCCAGCGAGCCGCCACATCTCGGCCGGAGGCGAGCACCACGACCGTACCGTACCCACATCTtctggccgcgcgcgcgcgcgcgttaCCGTACCTGTGGCGGCAGACGTGACACGCGAACCAACATTGAGGTCGAGCACGTTCGCGGGGCAGAGGTCGATCTCGATCGTGCCGTGCCGCCTTGCTTTCTACTTAGCCATCTAGCTGGGAAACTCCCGTTGAccagacgacgacggcggcgacgacgcgcgTCGCGCACTACCGGCCCGGCCGGGGGCGCTGCGCGTGCACGAACGACAGGGGCTCTATCGGCAGGGTGCGTGATCGATATCGATCGATCCGTCAGATCATATCGTACGCGTCCGTGCACGGGCCGGCGTACGACGGCCGACGTACGCGTGCAAGTTGCGGCAGAAAGTTCGTCCAGTTCGGTCCCGGGCAATCCCAGCCGAGATCCGCCGAGTGATCGAGCCGCCGGCCGGCAGACGACGGAGCTGATAGCTAGCTAGTGCACTATAGACTATAGTGCCCGCGCACACGCGCGCGCTAGTGCCCGGCGCACGAGAGTGACACGAGCAAGCAGCAGGAAGCTAAGGGCGGAGGACCCGGATCGATCGACACGGCTTCGCTCCGCTGCTGTGCGTGCCGCGCCTGCTGCACTTTGCACAACTGGCCGCTCCACTACGCGCCGGCCGTGTTTTCCAGAGAGATTAAACGGCCTGTAGTAGTAGGCCTAGCTAGCAGTAGGCATCAACAGTAGCAGCAGTTAAGCATAACGCTAGGGACGCTAAGCAACAAGAGCTAGCTTGTGGCGCGTACCAGTCGGTAATCGTGATAGCTCCAGCCGGGGCGTAGTGACACACTGACACCGGGTAGTGGTGGTGCATCAGGATGTGCGGGGTCTTTTTGGTGTTGTGCATCAGTGCATGCCCCGGCGGAAACTAAAGGCGCCGGCCGGGCTGGGGATTGTTTGACGCCTACGGGCACtgcgcccggcagccgggccgGTCGCGGTCGCCCTGCGCTTTCTTGCAGGTAGATCGAGCCTGAGGccgcgacgacggcggcagCCCAGCGCAGCGGATGGGCATGCAACGCAGGCAGGCAAAGCCCCGGCCGGGAGGGCTGCTACCTAGCGGCTGCGTGCTGCCTACATGCCGGGGCCGGCCGGGCATCGCCGGCAATGTGGCCGATGTGCTCTGTACCCATCACCCGCTCGCGCGCCTTTTCCGCGACGTTAATATATTCCATTCCACCCCACTGCTTTTCGTACGTGGGCTCGATCGATCAATCGGCGCCCCGGCTTTATAGTAGGTGGATAGATAGGTCCCCTGTTCCATCTCTGCTGCTAGCCTTCTCGATCGatcgggccggccggcggcttcGCATCCATGGCATCCTGCTAGCTAGTTAACTACTAGCTTGTCCGATACTGAACCCTAATCGATCAGCTGCCAGTGACCGGAGCTCGATCGGTTGTGTCATGAGTGACGGCAACCGGACTTCGCGTGAGCGGATAAGGCAGCGGCAAGCTCGAGTGAGGTACCGGCAGATAGTGTCCGGCTGCCCATTTTTATCCTGTTTACTGTACCACTTATTAGATAATGGATGAAAAGCATCCGGCCTCTACGCCCAAGGGCGTACACAACCAATTATTACAGGGTTCGCATAAATGGGAAAAATAGATGAGAGCGAAGCCGTTCTCAAAGATAAAATTACAGCAAACGATAAAAAGTGTTCCATCCTCCCTTGATGAACTCCAAAGCGATAGTTTCTATGTTTCTGCTCATCAAGGAAAGTGTTGTCTTGGCTTGCTCCTCACGCTGCAGCTGCGCCCAGAAACGTAACCAATACGTCCCCCTGAAAATAACCTGCAAAATCGAATGATATTTgactttgtgaaaaattatatCATTCCGGCATCTCCAGATTGCCCAGCAAACAATAGCCACTCCCACCCAAATCAAATTCCTAATCTTTTTAGATTGATTAGAAAGCCATGAGCTAAACATATGCCTAATCGAATTAGGTGGAGTCAAACTTGTAGCGTAAGAAATTATCCTCCAAACCATTCTCGCGTACGGGCAATCTAAGAAAAGTTGATCTATAGACTCATTAATATTACAGCCACAACATTTTTGGCTACCCGTCCAGTTCTTTTTAGCGAGATTATCTTTTGTTAAAACCACTCCCTTTTGCAGATACCAAAGGAAGATTTTAATTTTGAGAGGAATCTTTAGTTTCCAAATACTCTTATGTCGAAATGGTGGGTTTCTATCTATCAGATGTAGATAGAGAGAGCGAACTGTATATGACCTGGATGTGGTCATATTCCAGTTGAAATTATCAGGCTCGTCACCAAGTTGACATGGGCGATTTGCGCTACAAGGTTTTGCCATTCAAGCAGTTTATTATCCACCAACGCTCTCCTGAAGGATACCTGGAGAGGCGACGTGGCCATAACTTTAGCCACTGTTGCGTGTGGATCCCTCACTATATTGTATATTGATGGATATTTAATTTTGAAAGGTCTGTCTCCTATCCATGTATCTTCCCAGAATCTGGTCTTGGACCCATCCTTTACCACAAAACAGCCAAGGCCGAACACCTCATCTTTAATCTTCATGAGGCCTCTCCAAAAATAAGAGTCGTAGGATCTTGCCTTTACCTGGGTTAGTGACTTGGAATGTAGATATTTATTAGTTAGCAGCTTTTGCCACATGCCATCGGTATTCAGCAGGTTTACAAGCCACTTAGCCAATAAACACTTATTCTGCAATTGCAGATTTACGATTCCAAGTCTTCCTTGGTCCTTAGGACGACACAAGATGTCCCACTTGATAAGTCGGTATTTATGTTTATCCGATGATCCTTGCCAGAAAAACCTTGATCTAAATTTGTCAAGGTTTTTGAGAACCCCTTTGGGAATTTCAAAGAAGGACATCATGAACATGGGTAGGCTACTAAGTACTGAGTTTAAGAGGACTAGCTGCCCTCCATAGGAAAGATATTTCGCTTTCCAACAAGAGAATTTTTTCTCGAAGCGTTCCTCTATTTTTCTCCATTCAGAATTTAGGAGTTGCTTGTGGTGCATAGGGATCCCTAGATATCTGAAGGGATATTCACCAGCATTACAACCAAAGAGATTAGTGTAGGTATCTTTCATCTCTTTGGCGGCACCAAAACAGAATATTTCGCTCTTGTGGAAGTTGATCTTGAGACCTGATAATTGCTCGAAAGCACATAGCAAAAGTTTGAGATTTTTTGCTTGTTCCAGGTCATGGTCAATAAAGATGATAGTGTCATTCGCATATTGCAGTATTGATAAACCATCCTCTACAAGATGAGGAATGACACCTCTTATTTGATCATCGGCTTTTGCTCTCTTGATCAGGAGAGTCAGCATATCAGCCACGATGTTAAATAAGATAGGTGACATAGGGTCCCCTTGACGGAGTCCTCTCTTAGTTTGGAAGTATGGGC from Panicum virgatum strain AP13 chromosome 9K, P.virgatum_v5, whole genome shotgun sequence encodes:
- the LOC120652570 gene encoding 30S ribosomal protein S1, chloroplastic-like codes for the protein MASLAQHVAGLPCPPLSGASRRRPAAPRRPPSALVCGTYALTKEERERERMRQQFDEASERCRTAPMEGVAFSPEDLDTAVESTDIDTEIGSLIKGTVFMTTSNGAYIDIQSKSTAFLPLDEACLLDIDNVEDAGIRPGLVEEFMIIDENPSDETLILSLQAIQQELAWERCRQLQAEDVVATGKVIGGNKGGVVALVEGLKGFVPFSQVSSKSTAEELLGKELPLKFVEVDEEQGRLVLSNRKAMADSQAQLGIGSVVLGTVESLKPYGAFIDIGGINGLLHVSQISHDRVADISTVLQPGDTLKVMILSHDRERGRVSLSTKKLEPTPGDMIRNPKLVFEKADEMAQIFRQRIAQAEAMARADMLRFQPESGLTLSSEGILGPLSSDSPSEDSGEEPTDE